In the Candidatus Electrothrix sp. GW3-4 genome, one interval contains:
- a CDS encoding 2-oxoacid:acceptor oxidoreductase family protein: protein MHQERGLQQDESQRYEIGFSGAGGQGIITQAIIFAEAVGVYSGKYVCQTQSYGPEARGGKSKAEVVISTTPIDYPKALGLDLLLAMNQASCDAYFFDLKNDGILVIDKGLVEQSPTSRVVALPFTSIARKEIGREMTANMISLGAVGVLSGQVDLALLEKAILARVPAGSEKMNATAFWRGVEEAKKINLANLPRSVLSEEAV, encoded by the coding sequence ATGCACCAGGAACGCGGCCTGCAACAGGACGAATCGCAGCGCTATGAAATAGGTTTTAGCGGCGCAGGTGGCCAGGGTATCATCACCCAGGCGATCATTTTTGCTGAAGCCGTTGGCGTGTACAGTGGCAAGTATGTTTGCCAGACTCAGAGTTACGGACCAGAGGCCAGGGGCGGGAAGTCCAAGGCTGAGGTCGTTATCAGTACTACCCCTATTGATTACCCCAAGGCCTTGGGGCTTGATCTCTTGCTGGCTATGAACCAGGCCTCCTGTGATGCCTATTTTTTCGATCTGAAGAATGACGGAATCCTGGTTATTGATAAAGGCCTGGTTGAGCAATCGCCCACCAGCCGGGTTGTGGCCCTCCCGTTTACCTCTATCGCTCGGAAGGAGATTGGTCGGGAAATGACCGCGAATATGATTTCTTTGGGCGCTGTTGGTGTGCTTTCTGGGCAGGTTGATCTTGCTCTTTTGGAAAAAGCCATTCTTGCCAGGGTGCCTGCTGGCAGCGAAAAGATGAACGCGACAGCATTCTGGCGCGGAGTAGAGGAGGCAAAAAAAATAAATCTTGCAAACTTACCACGATCAGTTCTCTCTGAAGAAGCTGTTTGA
- a CDS encoding potassium transporter TrkG, which translates to MVLQTSLFLVGAGWLYIFCAEFLGLKGAITYHEAVLTSLFQSVTCRTAGFNTLDLAGMTNASLVFMIFLMFVGGAPGSCAGGTKVTTFRILAAFIRAQISGQDQAVIGKYAIDRESVSKSLTLLFFSLALIFLCVIALDFTEGGMSPIPRRAGNFWKSSLKRFLLLAQQA; encoded by the coding sequence GTGGTGCTGCAAACCTCTCTCTTTCTTGTCGGAGCAGGCTGGCTCTACATCTTTTGCGCTGAGTTTTTAGGGCTCAAGGGCGCAATCACTTACCATGAGGCCGTCCTCACCTCGCTCTTTCAGTCGGTTACCTGCCGAACAGCTGGCTTTAATACGCTGGATCTGGCAGGCATGACCAATGCCTCGCTGGTCTTTATGATCTTTCTCATGTTTGTTGGCGGTGCACCCGGTTCCTGCGCAGGCGGGACCAAGGTCACAACCTTTCGCATCCTTGCCGCCTTTATCCGGGCCCAGATCTCGGGCCAGGACCAGGCCGTAATCGGCAAATACGCTATTGATCGGGAGTCGGTAAGTAAATCCCTGACCCTGCTCTTTTTCTCCCTGGCCCTTATCTTTCTCTGTGTGATCGCGTTGGATTTTACTGAAGGGGGAATGTCCCCCATCCCCAGGCGCGCGGGCAATTTCTGGAAATCCTCTTTGAAGCGGTTTCTGCTTTTGGCACAACAGGCCTGA
- the typA gene encoding translational GTPase TypA produces MDQDKIRNVAIIAHVDHGKTTLVDKLFHQSGMFRENQDVAERLMDSMDLERERGITIASKNGSYTYGEYKINIIDTPGHADFGGQVERVMRMADGVVLLVDAQEGPMPQTFFVVKKALAAKLPILVLVNKIDKDGARCEWVVDEVFDLLARLEAPDETLDFPVVYGSAKEGYMVEEPNDPIVPGQGMELISEMIVKHVPPPPGDIKAPLQLQINTIDYSPYLGRLGIGRLANGTLRLNENIVVSRRDGSIKPVRITKIFSFVGDEQVPVDSACAGDIVAVAGMEDVTVGVTFTDPDNPQPLPLIEIDPPTISMHFIPNDSPFAGQDGKFVTSRHLEERLNKETLADVALHVEPLTDGVGFQVSGRGELHLSILIEQMRREGYEFQVTRPHVIMREENGKTIEPYESLTVDVDEQYQGVVIEKLGKLKGVLSDMQVENGMSRMVFKVPTRGLLGYRSEFMTDTRGMGVMNYVFAEWGPHAGEIQNRQNGVMIVKENCTSVAYALFNLQDRGILFVNPGEELYKGQIIGENSRPADLVVNPAKGKKLTNMRASGSDDAVIITPPLDMSLEDCISYINDDELVEVTPRIIRLRKQKDAKIRA; encoded by the coding sequence ATGGACCAGGATAAGATCAGAAATGTGGCGATTATCGCCCATGTCGACCACGGCAAAACCACGCTGGTTGACAAATTGTTTCATCAAAGCGGTATGTTCCGCGAAAACCAAGATGTGGCTGAACGCCTTATGGACTCCATGGATTTGGAACGTGAGCGCGGTATTACCATTGCTTCAAAAAATGGCTCGTACACCTACGGCGAATATAAGATCAATATTATTGATACGCCAGGTCATGCCGATTTTGGTGGCCAGGTGGAGCGCGTTATGCGCATGGCCGACGGGGTCGTTCTGCTGGTGGACGCCCAGGAAGGCCCTATGCCCCAGACCTTTTTTGTGGTAAAAAAGGCCTTAGCAGCCAAGTTGCCCATCCTGGTACTCGTCAATAAAATCGACAAAGACGGCGCCCGCTGTGAATGGGTGGTAGATGAAGTCTTTGATCTGCTGGCTCGCCTGGAAGCACCTGATGAGACCCTTGATTTTCCAGTGGTCTACGGTTCAGCCAAAGAGGGCTATATGGTGGAAGAACCAAATGACCCCATTGTGCCGGGACAGGGGATGGAGCTGATCTCCGAGATGATTGTTAAACATGTTCCCCCGCCTCCTGGTGATATTAAAGCTCCCTTGCAGTTGCAGATCAATACCATTGATTACTCCCCATATCTGGGCCGGCTGGGCATTGGTCGTCTGGCAAACGGGACCCTGCGCCTGAACGAAAATATTGTGGTTTCCCGTCGTGATGGTTCCATCAAGCCAGTGCGGATTACAAAGATTTTCAGCTTTGTCGGCGATGAACAGGTCCCTGTGGACAGCGCCTGTGCCGGAGATATTGTTGCCGTAGCTGGTATGGAAGACGTCACCGTCGGTGTGACTTTTACAGACCCGGATAATCCGCAGCCCCTGCCCCTGATCGAGATTGATCCGCCCACCATCTCCATGCATTTTATACCCAATGATTCGCCCTTTGCTGGTCAGGACGGAAAATTTGTGACCTCCCGTCATCTGGAAGAGCGCCTGAACAAGGAAACCCTGGCCGATGTGGCCCTGCATGTAGAACCACTCACTGACGGGGTTGGCTTTCAGGTCTCTGGTCGTGGCGAACTGCATCTCTCTATCCTGATTGAACAGATGCGCCGTGAGGGCTACGAGTTCCAGGTCACCCGGCCCCATGTCATTATGCGGGAAGAAAACGGTAAGACCATTGAACCCTATGAGTCTTTGACCGTTGATGTGGATGAGCAGTATCAGGGCGTGGTGATTGAAAAACTGGGCAAGCTCAAAGGCGTGCTCAGTGATATGCAGGTGGAAAACGGCATGTCCCGGATGGTCTTTAAGGTGCCTACCCGAGGATTGCTTGGCTATCGTTCTGAGTTCATGACTGATACCCGAGGCATGGGCGTAATGAACTATGTCTTTGCCGAATGGGGCCCTCATGCCGGTGAGATTCAGAACCGCCAGAACGGGGTCATGATTGTCAAGGAAAACTGCACCAGTGTGGCCTATGCCCTGTTCAATTTGCAGGACCGAGGTATCCTGTTTGTGAATCCAGGGGAGGAACTGTACAAGGGCCAGATCATTGGTGAGAACAGTCGTCCTGCTGATCTGGTGGTCAACCCGGCCAAAGGCAAAAAGCTGACCAATATGCGGGCATCAGGATCGGATGATGCGGTAATCATCACCCCACCTCTTGACATGAGCTTGGAAGACTGCATATCATATATTAATGATGATGAGCTGGTGGAGGTCACTCCCCGGATTATTCGTCTCCGAAAACAAAAAGACGCCAAGATTCGGGCGTAA
- a CDS encoding DUF6869 domain-containing protein yields MTDQEFAAIFLREYDEVQKSRATSGQAIVYVDNLVNSDPHNALELLAAIIESCTENKQLASVAAGPLENLFVYHGYEIINVIKEKADCSEKFQLALTGVWLDEEDDAIFSQWFQLMQRYNFVGDNPRQGLQRE; encoded by the coding sequence ATGACTGATCAAGAATTCGCTGCAATTTTTTTGAGAGAATACGATGAAGTTCAAAAATCGCGTGCGACCAGTGGTCAGGCAATTGTCTATGTTGACAATTTAGTCAATAGCGATCCGCATAACGCCCTTGAACTCCTTGCTGCTATCATAGAGTCGTGTACAGAGAACAAACAGCTTGCCTCCGTTGCTGCGGGGCCGCTCGAAAATCTTTTTGTTTATCATGGCTATGAAATAATAAACGTCATCAAAGAAAAGGCTGATTGTAGTGAAAAATTCCAACTTGCCTTGACTGGGGTTTGGTTGGACGAAGAAGATGATGCAATTTTTTCTCAATGGTTCCAGCTGATGCAACGCTATAACTTCGTAGGAGATAATCCGCGGCAGGGTTTGCAACGGGAATAA
- a CDS encoding 2-oxoacid:ferredoxin oxidoreductase subunit beta: protein MPPSIQALTHTYFRHNKRFPHVWCPGCGNGIVMGALLRAITRLELEKDEIVLASGIGCSGRMPTYLDFNTLHTTHGRALTFATGIKLANPALNVVAIMGDGDATAIGGNHLIHAARRNLNLTAIIINNSIYGMTGGQYSPTTPFGSTTTTSVYGHIEHAFSIAELAVTAGASFVARSTVYHAALADQLIEQAMMKPGFAVVEIISNCHVQYGRRNKIGNAVEMLTAFKEQAVTVKKAATMEQKELQGKVTIGVLADRDLPVSTDEYKKIRERARAAQEES, encoded by the coding sequence ATGCCTCCTTCAATACAGGCCCTTACCCATACATATTTCCGTCATAATAAACGATTTCCCCATGTCTGGTGCCCAGGCTGCGGCAACGGCATTGTGATGGGCGCCCTTTTGCGGGCCATCACCAGGCTTGAGTTGGAAAAAGATGAAATCGTTCTGGCCTCGGGCATTGGCTGTTCCGGGCGAATGCCCACCTATCTTGATTTTAATACCCTGCACACCACCCACGGTCGGGCGCTGACCTTTGCCACTGGCATCAAGTTGGCTAATCCTGCGCTGAACGTGGTAGCCATTATGGGGGATGGTGATGCCACGGCCATTGGCGGCAATCATTTGATCCATGCAGCCCGGCGTAATCTGAACCTGACCGCCATTATCATTAATAACTCCATTTATGGCATGACCGGGGGGCAGTATTCACCAACCACACCCTTTGGCTCCACAACCACGACCTCGGTGTACGGGCATATTGAGCATGCCTTTTCCATCGCAGAATTGGCTGTGACAGCCGGTGCCTCCTTTGTTGCCCGTTCAACAGTCTACCATGCTGCCTTGGCAGATCAGCTCATTGAACAGGCCATGATGAAACCAGGCTTTGCCGTGGTGGAGATTATCTCGAATTGCCATGTGCAATACGGCAGGCGCAATAAGATTGGTAATGCCGTTGAGATGCTGACAGCCTTTAAAGAACAGGCCGTAACCGTGAAAAAAGCAGCAACAATGGAGCAAAAGGAACTCCAGGGGAAAGTTACCATCGGAGTCTTGGCAGATCGGGACCTTCCTGTTTCCACGGATGAATATAAAAAGATTCGGGAACGGGCCAGGGCGGCACAGGAGGAGAGCTGA
- a CDS encoding TrkA family potassium uptake protein, with amino-acid sequence MKLQIGIIGLGKFGLKLGKTLIDLGHEVLGVEQDPEKVKNAQYVLTQVYQVDAMSREALEQIRIQDLHHVLVSVGDSIAASVMISMFLKELGVVKVWVKAIHQDHEKLLHKIGVDEVVIPEFMAAKQIASRIAMPGFLDYLPFDESMAVKEFTIKEWTGKTLQELNLTNTFGIQVIAVRRNGNKKYQYIPKANEVFQEGDNFVAIGEVSQLDRVVP; translated from the coding sequence ATGAAGTTACAGATAGGTATTATCGGCTTAGGCAAGTTTGGCCTGAAACTTGGGAAAACCCTGATTGATCTCGGCCATGAGGTCCTGGGGGTGGAGCAGGACCCGGAAAAGGTAAAAAATGCCCAATATGTCCTGACCCAGGTCTATCAGGTCGACGCCATGAGCAGGGAGGCCCTGGAGCAGATACGGATCCAGGATCTCCATCATGTCTTGGTCAGTGTGGGGGACTCCATTGCTGCCAGCGTGATGATTTCCATGTTCCTCAAGGAGTTGGGCGTGGTCAAAGTCTGGGTCAAGGCCATTCATCAGGATCATGAGAAGCTGCTCCACAAGATAGGGGTGGATGAGGTGGTGATCCCGGAATTCATGGCTGCAAAACAGATCGCCAGCCGCATTGCCATGCCCGGCTTTCTTGACTATCTTCCCTTTGATGAATCCATGGCGGTGAAGGAGTTCACCATCAAGGAATGGACAGGCAAGACCCTTCAGGAGCTGAACCTGACCAATACCTTTGGCATTCAGGTGATTGCGGTACGGAGAAACGGTAATAAAAAATACCAATATATACCAAAGGCCAATGAGGTCTTCCAGGAAGGGGATAACTTCGTGGCCATTGGCGAGGTCTCACAGCTAGATCGGGTGGTGCCGTAA
- a CDS encoding 4Fe-4S dicluster domain-containing protein has translation MKNNREKKKRFTVSFYHDWCKSCGICMAFCPQKIITPGKEGKPEIFEKDSCVGCRFCEMHCPDFAITVSESNISRRRDNE, from the coding sequence GTGAAGAACAACAGAGAAAAAAAGAAACGCTTTACTGTCTCTTTTTATCATGATTGGTGCAAAAGCTGCGGTATCTGTATGGCCTTCTGTCCGCAAAAGATCATCACACCTGGCAAGGAAGGAAAACCTGAAATTTTTGAGAAAGACAGCTGTGTGGGCTGTCGTTTCTGTGAGATGCATTGCCCGGATTTCGCCATAACCGTATCTGAATCCAATATCAGCAGAAGGCGGGATAATGAGTGA
- a CDS encoding alpha/beta hydrolase, whose amino-acid sequence MRIILLPGMDGTGILFRPFVQELRKGLPEEVSVQVLSYPADQVLSYGQLIEDVARRLPAQEEIILLAESFSGPIAYALASRQPRPDPGPDLRGHLSPPAQGPYLAAPPRLMGLLMKIPLPTFLLKRVLFDQATTSETVALFKEAISKVEGPVLTARMREITAFHIKRRALAMPCAYIQAGNDRLIASSHAKEIRAIAPQLTEIEIPGPHFILQARPEKSAQVIGEFLNSLL is encoded by the coding sequence ATGCGAATTATCCTCTTGCCTGGCATGGACGGCACCGGGATCCTGTTCCGGCCCTTTGTCCAGGAGCTCCGTAAGGGGCTTCCTGAGGAGGTCTCGGTCCAGGTGCTCTCCTATCCCGCCGACCAGGTGCTGAGTTATGGCCAGCTGATCGAGGATGTGGCCCGCAGGCTCCCGGCCCAAGAAGAGATCATCCTGCTGGCCGAGTCCTTTTCCGGGCCTATCGCCTATGCCCTGGCGAGCAGGCAGCCGAGACCGGATCCGGGCCCTGATCTTCGTGGTCACCTTTCTCCGCCCGCCCAGGGGCCTTATCTGGCAGCTCCCCCGCGCCTGATGGGCCTGCTCATGAAGATTCCTTTGCCGACCTTTCTCCTCAAACGGGTCCTCTTTGACCAGGCAACGACAAGCGAGACCGTGGCCCTGTTCAAGGAGGCAATAAGCAAGGTGGAGGGTCCTGTCCTTACCGCACGGATGAGGGAGATCACCGCCTTCCATATCAAAAGGCGAGCTCTGGCGATGCCCTGCGCCTATATCCAGGCAGGCAATGATCGATTGATCGCCAGCTCGCATGCGAAGGAGATCAGAGCGATTGCCCCGCAGCTTACAGAGATTGAGATTCCGGGGCCGCATTTCATCTTGCAGGCACGACCCGAGAAGAGTGCGCAAGTTATTGGGGAATTTCTTAACTCCTTACTCTGA
- a CDS encoding shikimate kinase, whose product MTKTPSNLILIGMPGAGKSTIGPLLAQKTAHDFLDTDLIIQASQKRTLQDIVDSDGQAALQRIEEEVLLDLAFQNHVIATGGSAIYSEPAMTYLQSKGVVIFLEADLATLESRIHNFSTRGLAKQAGQTFAQLFAERQSLYRKYADITVNCAELSPTAVCAWIIAELEG is encoded by the coding sequence ATGACCAAAACACCTTCAAACCTTATTTTGATCGGGATGCCGGGCGCTGGCAAGAGTACCATTGGCCCGTTGCTCGCCCAAAAGACTGCGCACGACTTCCTGGATACCGACCTGATCATTCAGGCCTCACAGAAACGAACCTTGCAGGACATCGTAGATAGCGACGGACAGGCTGCCTTGCAGCGGATTGAAGAAGAGGTCCTGCTTGATCTTGCTTTTCAAAACCATGTCATTGCCACGGGGGGCAGCGCGATCTACAGCGAACCGGCCATGACCTATCTCCAATCAAAGGGTGTTGTTATTTTCCTGGAGGCAGATCTCGCGACCCTGGAATCGAGGATCCATAATTTCAGCACCCGAGGGCTGGCAAAACAGGCAGGGCAGACCTTTGCCCAGTTGTTTGCTGAGCGCCAGTCCCTGTACAGGAAATATGCGGACATCACAGTCAACTGTGCAGAGCTGAGTCCAACAGCGGTCTGTGCGTGGATCATTGCCGAACTGGAGGGCTGA
- a CDS encoding zinc-ribbon domain-containing protein — translation MLVICEDCAKKYSIDEQRIKAPKVKFKCRACNHIIIVEKPKKSKDTPSEDLSTSLLVAEQGTAEHKIKEKGEQRRAKRTSLPPPADPSPSVRAALRHSAAAAGKGMPFFVYLLAIMLVGLLSISTIFVHFYLKTIPDVLQHQLELRSQALTESLKGTIASPLSRKDYLTVNQEVKRISKLSGVAYVAVRNKQGVVLAGFFGNLNRFDNHFAQKNKEKGFQTDFLTKNTITPGTEEAGVKLRVGGLSVYDQVMALPAPGGELHVGLYVDELEKHFLKALFSPLTLALLLLFVLSAYILFVLLDKLITEPMRSLTNVANRISLGELDLAIMAAGPREIRELGAALERMRHSIKVAMERLSR, via the coding sequence ATGCTGGTTATCTGTGAAGATTGTGCTAAGAAATATTCCATTGATGAACAACGGATTAAAGCTCCTAAGGTAAAGTTTAAATGTCGAGCCTGTAATCATATTATAATTGTAGAAAAACCGAAAAAGAGCAAAGATACCCCATCAGAGGACCTGAGCACCTCCTTGCTTGTTGCTGAACAGGGAACAGCTGAACATAAGATAAAGGAAAAAGGAGAGCAGAGGCGGGCAAAGAGGACAAGTCTCCCTCCCCCTGCCGACCCCTCACCCTCGGTACGGGCGGCTCTGAGGCATTCGGCAGCAGCAGCTGGCAAAGGGATGCCTTTTTTTGTCTATCTGTTAGCGATCATGCTGGTTGGTCTCCTGAGCATCAGTACCATCTTTGTTCATTTCTATCTCAAGACGATTCCCGACGTCCTTCAGCATCAGCTCGAATTGCGCAGCCAAGCCCTGACGGAGTCATTAAAAGGGACAATCGCGTCGCCACTCTCCAGAAAAGACTACTTGACAGTGAACCAGGAGGTGAAGCGAATAAGTAAGCTTTCCGGGGTTGCTTATGTTGCCGTGCGCAATAAGCAGGGGGTTGTTCTTGCTGGCTTCTTTGGAAATCTCAATAGATTTGATAATCATTTCGCCCAAAAAAACAAAGAAAAAGGATTCCAAACGGATTTCCTGACAAAGAATACGATTACTCCCGGTACAGAGGAGGCAGGCGTTAAGCTCAGAGTTGGTGGCCTTTCTGTCTATGACCAGGTAATGGCCCTTCCCGCTCCTGGTGGTGAATTGCATGTGGGCTTATATGTTGACGAACTTGAAAAACATTTTTTGAAGGCCCTGTTTTCCCCTCTAACCCTGGCCCTGCTGTTGTTGTTTGTACTCTCAGCCTATATCCTTTTTGTTCTCCTTGATAAATTGATTACTGAACCGATGCGTTCTCTGACCAATGTTGCCAATCGGATCAGCTTAGGAGAACTTGACCTTGCCATTATGGCGGCCGGGCCACGGGAGATCCGAGAGCTGGGAGCCGCCCTTGAGCGCATGCGCCATTCCATCAAGGTCGCTATGGAGCGACTGAGCCGATAA
- a CDS encoding potassium transporter TrkG: MTFTSLTFFLWKKRVTLTARIAVGQSLLHNSGFHLGRFLVQMVTVTLVIELFGALLLFFADPQGFSPFSALFHATSAFCNAGFSLHADSLVGYKSDWLVNLTVILLILLGGVGFAVIVEGKDILLSRLRNSKRE; encoded by the coding sequence ATGACCTTTACCAGTCTGACCTTTTTTCTCTGGAAAAAGAGGGTCACCCTGACCGCTAGAATTGCGGTGGGCCAGAGCCTGCTTCATAATTCCGGATTTCATCTGGGCCGATTTCTTGTCCAGATGGTGACCGTAACCCTGGTGATTGAGCTCTTTGGGGCCCTACTGCTCTTTTTTGCCGATCCTCAAGGGTTCTCGCCTTTCTCTGCCCTGTTTCATGCGACATCTGCTTTCTGCAATGCAGGTTTTTCCCTGCACGCTGATAGCTTAGTGGGCTACAAGAGTGATTGGTTGGTCAACCTGACCGTTATTCTTCTGATCCTGCTCGGTGGGGTTGGCTTTGCCGTGATTGTCGAAGGAAAGGATATCCTGCTGTCTCGATTGCGAAATTCCAAAAGAGAGTAG
- a CDS encoding 2-oxoacid:acceptor oxidoreductase subunit alpha, whose product MSEEIHARRLLQGNEAIVQGALAARCRFFAGYPITPASEIAEQLSVRLPAVNGTFIQMEDEIASIGAVIGASLAGGKAMTATSGPGFSLMQENLGFACAAEVPCVIVNVMRGGPSTGLPTSPAQGDVQMARWGTHGDHSIIVLAVSSVLDSFIMTVRAFNLAEKYRVPVIILSDEVVAHTRESVELPLKSEVKVVDRIAPGMPPDWYKPYQEDARGVPPMAAFGDGYRHHVTGLVHDQDGFPTQNPQEVEKFHQRLSMKITKGLPDIQLTRKFHMDDAELFVVAYGSVARSAMRAVEEARMAGIRAGLVQLITLFPFPRRTLTPYLQQCHSVLVPELNLGQISREVQRVNQGQCTVVKQNRVDGRLITPQEIYNRLVKLSSGRLS is encoded by the coding sequence ATGAGTGAGGAAATACACGCACGACGCCTGCTGCAGGGGAATGAGGCCATTGTCCAAGGGGCTTTGGCTGCCCGCTGTCGTTTTTTTGCGGGCTATCCCATTACCCCGGCCTCTGAAATTGCGGAACAGCTCTCCGTCCGCTTACCGGCGGTTAATGGCACCTTTATTCAGATGGAAGATGAGATTGCCAGCATCGGGGCGGTGATCGGGGCTTCACTAGCCGGGGGCAAGGCCATGACCGCTACTTCTGGTCCTGGCTTTTCCCTGATGCAGGAAAATCTTGGTTTTGCCTGCGCTGCTGAAGTCCCCTGCGTTATTGTCAATGTCATGCGAGGCGGCCCCTCAACCGGCCTGCCGACCAGCCCGGCCCAGGGTGATGTGCAGATGGCGCGTTGGGGAACTCATGGTGATCACTCCATTATCGTCCTGGCTGTCTCAAGCGTTCTTGATTCCTTCATAATGACGGTAAGGGCTTTTAATCTTGCAGAAAAATATCGGGTTCCGGTTATTATTCTCTCTGATGAGGTGGTCGCTCATACCCGTGAATCCGTGGAGCTCCCCCTGAAGAGCGAGGTCAAGGTGGTGGACAGAATTGCTCCGGGAATGCCTCCAGACTGGTATAAGCCCTATCAGGAAGATGCCCGAGGGGTCCCGCCTATGGCCGCTTTCGGCGATGGCTATCGTCACCACGTGACTGGCCTTGTCCATGATCAGGACGGTTTTCCCACCCAGAATCCGCAGGAGGTGGAAAAATTTCACCAGCGCTTATCCATGAAGATAACCAAGGGCTTGCCTGATATTCAGCTGACCAGGAAATTTCATATGGATGATGCGGAGCTCTTTGTGGTTGCTTATGGCTCGGTTGCCCGCTCTGCCATGCGGGCCGTGGAAGAGGCGCGTATGGCTGGAATACGGGCAGGGCTTGTCCAGCTGATTACCCTGTTCCCCTTTCCACGCAGGACCCTGACCCCGTATTTACAGCAATGTCATTCGGTGTTGGTTCCAGAACTTAATCTTGGTCAGATCAGCCGGGAGGTGCAACGGGTGAATCAGGGCCAATGCACTGTTGTGAAACAAAACAGGGTCGACGGCAGGTTGATCACTCCCCAGGAAATATATAACCGTCTGGTTAAGCTTAGCAGTGGACGTCTTTCCTGA
- a CDS encoding condensation domain-containing protein, whose product MKEPPQQFTRMSGTDQIVWNLVNDQDLFCIWAMASLTEPLQDGLIEKALNYLIQTIPILNARPVTTWFAGKWQFLPPEDVAQLISRVQTTNNNETEEQVQKVFTTPINARKGAMIRLHSLDGPERHYLVIQVHHLVVDGEGLKRICAQFAEIYRALYQDPDWQPDQMLDPCRSLGQILYQARPFRLLTALPASLGLLAKTPWNLRQMKEGYRLIHTAGPAPLPSRQPYFSSISLTQENMQAATVFTRRRQTTIHALLMTSFSLATVAWNTRRGDERNRLSFFHTANLRRWWGEPSGTFANFSVVVWHKEDIANLHSPSLALITTTAKLEQAKKRIGLDAFFISMLLSALPYLLIWRLTLYFKEKALDLISHNQGMTNIGIMPEQAGDFGHSQAQGYSLLGPNMPNGCLLFTISTYRQEMTIHLGSTENALSKADGQAFLRLWKKKFFQVIAEG is encoded by the coding sequence ATGAAAGAGCCTCCACAACAGTTCACCCGCATGAGCGGGACCGACCAAATCGTTTGGAACCTGGTTAATGATCAGGACCTGTTCTGTATCTGGGCGATGGCCAGCCTGACCGAGCCCCTGCAGGATGGACTGATAGAAAAGGCCCTCAACTACCTCATCCAGACCATCCCCATTCTCAATGCCCGACCGGTCACCACCTGGTTTGCTGGCAAATGGCAGTTTCTTCCCCCCGAAGACGTGGCTCAGCTTATCTCCCGGGTGCAAACGACCAACAACAACGAAACCGAGGAACAAGTACAAAAGGTCTTTACCACCCCTATCAATGCCCGAAAAGGGGCCATGATCCGCCTCCACTCCCTTGACGGGCCGGAACGACATTATTTGGTGATCCAGGTCCACCATCTTGTGGTGGACGGAGAGGGCCTGAAGCGGATCTGTGCCCAGTTTGCCGAGATCTACAGGGCACTCTACCAGGATCCGGACTGGCAGCCTGACCAAATGCTTGATCCCTGCCGCAGCCTTGGTCAAATCCTTTACCAGGCCCGCCCGTTCCGCCTTCTCACCGCCCTCCCTGCCTCTCTTGGTCTGTTGGCAAAAACTCCGTGGAACTTGCGCCAAATGAAGGAAGGCTACCGGCTGATCCATACGGCAGGGCCAGCTCCTCTTCCTTCACGCCAACCCTATTTTTCCAGCATCTCCTTGACACAGGAGAACATGCAAGCAGCCACGGTCTTTACCAGGCGCCGCCAAACGACCATCCATGCCCTGCTCATGACCTCATTTTCCCTGGCAACGGTGGCGTGGAATACCAGACGTGGAGACGAGCGCAACAGGCTCTCCTTTTTCCACACAGCCAACCTGCGTCGCTGGTGGGGCGAGCCGAGCGGGACCTTTGCCAATTTCAGTGTGGTGGTATGGCATAAAGAGGATATTGCCAATCTCCATTCACCCTCCCTTGCCCTGATCACAACCACGGCCAAGCTTGAGCAGGCCAAAAAACGGATTGGGCTTGATGCCTTTTTCATCAGCATGCTTCTTTCTGCCCTGCCCTACCTCCTTATCTGGCGTCTTACCCTCTACTTCAAGGAAAAGGCCTTGGATCTTATCAGCCATAATCAGGGCATGACTAATATCGGCATTATGCCAGAGCAGGCAGGAGATTTTGGGCATAGTCAGGCCCAGGGCTATTCCCTGCTGGGCCCCAATATGCCCAATGGCTGTCTGCTCTTCACCATCTCCACCTATAGGCAGGAGATGACCATCCACCTCGGCAGCACGGAAAATGCCCTCAGCAAGGCAGATGGTCAGGCCTTTCTCCGTCTCTGGAAAAAGAAGTTTTTCCAGGTAATTGCCGAAGGATAA